A genome region from Setaria italica strain Yugu1 chromosome III, Setaria_italica_v2.0, whole genome shotgun sequence includes the following:
- the LOC101755394 gene encoding MAR-binding filament-like protein 1, which produces MGYHHLLLLSPPAAQPPRPSLLPAPRGRRAGRAPSAVLASASNAARSPSLAAVAADDATRRRAVLLVGVSVLPLLRLRDAAAAVRAQRSTVDLVTDRTNIQKGDGSQHVEPQEEVSQSDVKVPHARNPLAGLLNAIAVIASGVFAGLLGTSQQEKNTLQSTISSMEAKLVENEATMSMLRENYEKRILDEQAELKKQARKFQEEEALLQDQLVSSRRTVTSLTDEVQKEKELVEQLNLEIDRLKRSIAEAEEDKHVSEGKLNEKMEMLDILHDKVNLLSQEVNGKDEHIRELSSSLSAKEKNYQNLNAIYNQAKENLEQANSQIKQLEKDVLADKDDLKLKASLIDSLNEKVQTLCAEKGEVEEKISALTSQYMDLQTASEERASRDSQLLSEKDDKVNQLEEKLSAALSDSSKDRTRIAELNNELDTTRTMLDNEVVARKSLSDLVHSTEEALKDSRNEVFKLSEDLDEVKRSNQDLMAQISKLTDEAIEVRQALAKKVEEAESVSTTLSDELASVREVLRRSQEELEVISNQLVSVSEAHSDLNKELLDAYKKLEFTTNELVKERKINATLNRELEALVKQSAIESEARKALQVDLDEATRSLNEVNQSTLSLSKQLETTNSKISTIKEEKEMLSKALEEQKKSTVEAQGNMEDAQNTIQRLGTERESFETRSKQLEDELATAKGEILRLRRQISTSGSENTEVVLETGATPNTSQSLKEQPVNDRVQNTNSAGAVARSRKRVYRRRKGRPAA; this is translated from the exons ATGGGCTaccaccacctgctcctcctctcgccgccggcggcgcagccgccgcgcccctctctcctccctgcaccccgcggccgccgcgcgggcCGGGCGCCCAGCGCCGTCCTCGCCTCGGCGTCCAACGCCGCCCGCTCCCCGTCGctggcggcagtggcggcggatGACGCCACGCGGAGGAGGGCCGTGCTCCTGGTCGGCGTCTCAGTGCtcccgctcctccgcctccgcgacgccgcggcggcggtcagggcgcaGCGCTCCACGGTTGATCTCGTCACTG ATAGAACAAATATTCAAAAGGGTGATGGATCTCAGCATGTGGAGCCTCAGGAAGAAGTATCTCAGTCTGATGTGAAAGTACCGCATGCAAGAAATCCACTTGCAGGTCTCCTGAATGCAATTGCGGTTATTGCTTCGGGTGTTTTCGCTGGACTTCTTGGTACTTCTCAACAGGAAAAGAACACTTTGCAGTCAACCATTTCATCT ATGGAGGCCAAATTGGTTGAAAATGAGGCAACAATGTCTATGCTTAGGGAAAACTATGAGAAAAGAATATTGGATGAACAAGCAGAACTGAAGAAACAAGCTAGGAAGTTCCAGGAGGAGGAAGCCTTGCTCCAAGATCAGTTGGTTTCATCTAGAAGAACCGTAACATCTTTAACCGATGAAGTTCAAAAGGAGAAGGAGCTAGTAGAGCAGCTTAACCTTGAGATAGATCGACTTAAGAGAAGTATTGCAGAAGCAGAGGAAGATAAACATGTGTCTGAAGGCAAGTTGAATGAAAAGATGGAAATGCTTGATATTTTGCATGACAAAGTAAATCTGCTTAGCCAAGAGGTAAATGGCAAGGATGAACACATCAGGGAGCTCAGCTCATCACTTTCTGCCAAGGAAAAGAACTACCAGAACCTGAATGCGATCTACAATCAAGCCAAAGAGAACCTAGAACAGGCAAATTCTCAAATAAAGCAACTAGAGAAAGATGTTCTTGCAGATAAAGATGATCTTAAATTAAAGGCATCATTGATTGACTCATTGAATGAGAAAGTTCAAACATTATGCGCTGAAAAGGGTGAAGTGGAAGAAAAAATAAGTGCACTAACGAGTCAGTATATGGACCTGCAAACTGCTTCTGAAGAGAGGGCATCTCGCGATTCTCAACTATTATCTGAGAAAGACGATAAGGTCAATCAGCTTGAAGAAAAACTTTCTGCTGCATTGAGTGACTCTAGTAAAGACAGAACTAGAATAGCCGAGTTGAACAATGAATTGGACACCACCAGAACAATGCTAGATAATGAAGTTGTTGCCAGGAAAAGTTTGTCAGACCTCGTTCATTCCACTGAAGAGGCACTAAAAGATTCCAGAAATGAAGTGTTTAAACTCTCTGAAGATCTTGATGAAGTAAAGAGATCAAATCAGGACTTGATGGCCCAGATTTCAAAATTAACAGATGAGGCCATTGAAGTGAGACAGGCTCTGGCTAAAAAGGTAGAAGAGGCAGAGTCAGTTTCTACAACTCTCTCAGATGAACTGGCATCAGTGAGGGAGGTACTTAGAAGGTCACAGGAAGAACTTGAAGTCATCTCTAACCAATTAGTTTCTGTTTCAGAAGCACATAGTGACCTTAACAAAGAACTGCTGGATGCATATAAGAAGCTAGAGTTCACGACGAATGAGCTAGTTAAAGAACGTAAAATCAATGCTACTCTAAACAGGGAGCTTGAGGCTTTGGTGAAACAATCAGCGATAGAGTCTGAAGCAAGAAAAGCTCTTCAAGTTGACTTGGATGAAGCCACTAGATCACTGAATGAGGTGAATCAGAGTACACTGTCTCTTTCTAAGCAGCTGGAAACAACCAATTCTAAGATTTCCACTAttaaagaagagaaagagatgcTATCGAAGGCTCTTGAGGAACAAAAGAAGAGTACAGTTGAAGCTCAGGGGAACATGGAAGATGCTCAGAATACAATCCAAAGGCTTGGGACCGAGAGGGAGAGTTTTGAAACGAGGTCTAAGCAGCTTGAAGATGAATTGGCCACGGCAAAAGGTGAGATATTGCGTTTGAGGAGGCAGATTAGTACAAGTGGGTCTGAGAATACCGAAGTTGTTCTAGAAACAGGTGCAACACCGAACACCAGTCAATCTCTGAAAGAACAACCTGTGAACGATCGTGTTCAAAATACTAACAGTGCTGGTGCTGTAGCTCGTTCCCGTAAACGGGTTTATAGGAGGAGAAAAGGCAGACCAGCGGCCTGA
- the LOC101768494 gene encoding uncharacterized protein LOC101768494 isoform X2: MLLRRVAAADDGAGAGAGVGRPRLFAVPRLLVGLGAARCGAAAPDCDSPTAARSPTSPLDLRPFAALGGSMLRSPRSPRSWDSHRVGLGGLVDDDALAEPAAGARNRLLGTQMRQPFKLPQRLSKSFTTQPRDCGQAAPPVLGNVGTAAGAGASGKPVLCSRSYGDVKSGPEVTVPGGAQPGASSHPADLGKLRASGSLPASIGGPRRYIGSVSATEVEQSEDYTCIIAHGPNPKTTRIYGDCILEPCTVRVSGGESMNAMEVKEGAESYWLVKCFDDGEAGEEILSSCVSCKKKLDGNDSCIYRGEKAFCSGNCRDNEILTEENSIAISSLSSASSSSSFNDDIFMAEMVVLTAPVDAYLP, from the exons ATGCTGCtcaggagggtggcggcggcggacgatggcgccggggcgggcgcgggcgtaGGGAGGCCGCGGCTCTTCGCCGTGCCCAGGCTGCTGGTGGGGCTCGGGGCGGCCAggtgcggcgccgccgccccggacTGCGACTCGCCGACGGCTGCGCGCAGCCCGACGTCGCCGCTCGACCTCAGGCCCTTCGCCGCGCTCGGCGGCTCCATGCTCCGGTCGCCGCGCTCGCCCAGGAGCTGGGACTCGCACCGCGTCGGGCTCGGCGGCCTCGTCGACGACGATGCCCTCgccgagcccgccgccggcgccaggaaCCGCCTGCTGGGGACCCAGATGCGGCAGCCGTTCAAGCTGCCGCAACGCCTCAGCAAATCCTTCACCACCCAGCCGAGGGACTGCGGCCAGGCCGCGCCCCCGGTGCTGGGGAATGTGGGGACCGCCgcaggcgccggcgccagcggcaAGCCGGTGCTGTGCAGCAGGTCCTACGGGGATGTGAAGTCTGGTCCAGAGGTCACCGTGCCTGGCGGCGCTCAGCCCGGCGCGAGCAGCCACCCTGCCGATCTCGGCAAGCTCCGGGCGTCCGGGTCCCTGCCGGCGTCGATCGGCGGCCCGCGCCGGTACATCGGGTCCGTGTCCGCGACGGAGGTGGAGCAGTCGGAGGACTACACCTGCATCATTGCGCACGGGCCTAACCCGAAGACCACTCGCATCTATGGGGACTGCATCTTGGAGCCCTGCACTGTTCGTGTGTCTGGCGGTGAGAGCATGAATGCCATGGAAGTGAAGGAAGGAGCTGAGTCCTACTGGCTGGTGAAGTGCTTCGATgacggcgaggccggcgaggaGATCCTAAGCTCCTGCGTCTCTTGCAAGAAGAAGCTGGATGGCAATGACTCCTGCATTTATCG CGGTGAGAAGGCATTCTGCAGTGGGAATTGTAGGGATAATGAAATACTTACTGAAGAGAACAGCATAGCAATATCCTCCCTCAGCTCAGCTagctcatcttcttccttcaacGATGACATATTCATGGCCGAAATGGTTGTGCTGACGGCACCAGTTGATGCTTACCTCCCCTGA
- the LOC101768494 gene encoding uncharacterized protein LOC101768494 isoform X1 — protein MGAEATMLLRRVAAADDGAGAGAGVGRPRLFAVPRLLVGLGAARCGAAAPDCDSPTAARSPTSPLDLRPFAALGGSMLRSPRSPRSWDSHRVGLGGLVDDDALAEPAAGARNRLLGTQMRQPFKLPQRLSKSFTTQPRDCGQAAPPVLGNVGTAAGAGASGKPVLCSRSYGDVKSGPEVTVPGGAQPGASSHPADLGKLRASGSLPASIGGPRRYIGSVSATEVEQSEDYTCIIAHGPNPKTTRIYGDCILEPCTVRVSGGESMNAMEVKEGAESYWLVKCFDDGEAGEEILSSCVSCKKKLDGNDSCIYRGEKAFCSGNCRDNEILTEENSIAISSLSSASSSSSFNDDIFMAEMVVLTAPVDAYLP, from the exons ATGg GGGCTGAGGCGACAATGCTGCtcaggagggtggcggcggcggacgatggcgccggggcgggcgcgggcgtaGGGAGGCCGCGGCTCTTCGCCGTGCCCAGGCTGCTGGTGGGGCTCGGGGCGGCCAggtgcggcgccgccgccccggacTGCGACTCGCCGACGGCTGCGCGCAGCCCGACGTCGCCGCTCGACCTCAGGCCCTTCGCCGCGCTCGGCGGCTCCATGCTCCGGTCGCCGCGCTCGCCCAGGAGCTGGGACTCGCACCGCGTCGGGCTCGGCGGCCTCGTCGACGACGATGCCCTCgccgagcccgccgccggcgccaggaaCCGCCTGCTGGGGACCCAGATGCGGCAGCCGTTCAAGCTGCCGCAACGCCTCAGCAAATCCTTCACCACCCAGCCGAGGGACTGCGGCCAGGCCGCGCCCCCGGTGCTGGGGAATGTGGGGACCGCCgcaggcgccggcgccagcggcaAGCCGGTGCTGTGCAGCAGGTCCTACGGGGATGTGAAGTCTGGTCCAGAGGTCACCGTGCCTGGCGGCGCTCAGCCCGGCGCGAGCAGCCACCCTGCCGATCTCGGCAAGCTCCGGGCGTCCGGGTCCCTGCCGGCGTCGATCGGCGGCCCGCGCCGGTACATCGGGTCCGTGTCCGCGACGGAGGTGGAGCAGTCGGAGGACTACACCTGCATCATTGCGCACGGGCCTAACCCGAAGACCACTCGCATCTATGGGGACTGCATCTTGGAGCCCTGCACTGTTCGTGTGTCTGGCGGTGAGAGCATGAATGCCATGGAAGTGAAGGAAGGAGCTGAGTCCTACTGGCTGGTGAAGTGCTTCGATgacggcgaggccggcgaggaGATCCTAAGCTCCTGCGTCTCTTGCAAGAAGAAGCTGGATGGCAATGACTCCTGCATTTATCG CGGTGAGAAGGCATTCTGCAGTGGGAATTGTAGGGATAATGAAATACTTACTGAAGAGAACAGCATAGCAATATCCTCCCTCAGCTCAGCTagctcatcttcttccttcaacGATGACATATTCATGGCCGAAATGGTTGTGCTGACGGCACCAGTTGATGCTTACCTCCCCTGA